A window from candidate division WOR-3 bacterium encodes these proteins:
- a CDS encoding ABC transporter substrate-binding protein, translated as MKRIAKYTVILLILLIVIVCKKKSDIPKPGGEVRIAWTGGLIGVDPQKDWGCAGAMKIIRLVYSPLYSVDNPELGLAQSFSHSPDYTEWEFVLKKDCFFHTDPCFDYNPRRVSAYDVKYTYELMKNPNPALELEPVNRIKEIIVLDSFRIKFILKESDKNFVRRLDNEMVYITPSEARERYKDNFCFHPVGSGPFCFEFWNEKVLTLVKNKNFWAKDKVGQKLPYLDKIVIKFFGDINQCINALLNNEVDISPVNAEVADLIFEKLGDQFMVKEDYENSIQIIRCPFPSLTILLNNWENPTLKDPLVRKALNYGVNRDEITKILALPFALPAYGPTLKYFCEFKYEYNPQMAIELLKKAGYKNGLKGLFFQHYPNPFSRQIAEVLQSQLAKIGIETKLSCATRVAALRGHPRWDFDVISIFYSDSTPYSHLRLYYSGSAPWVDFRSSVFDSLWKSYDAQPDSLLICKMDSLVLEEPPFVFLYWSYPCFLAKKNLESLDPISYISPYTWWKDE; from the coding sequence ATGAAGAGAATTGCAAAATATACTGTAATATTGCTAATATTACTTATTGTGATTGTTTGTAAAAAAAAGAGCGATATACCAAAACCCGGCGGAGAAGTGAGAATTGCATGGACCGGTGGTTTGATTGGTGTTGACCCACAAAAGGATTGGGGTTGTGCTGGAGCAATGAAGATTATAAGGTTGGTTTATTCACCATTGTATTCTGTTGATAATCCAGAATTGGGCCTCGCTCAAAGTTTTTCTCATTCACCAGATTATACAGAATGGGAATTTGTATTAAAGAAGGATTGTTTTTTTCATACTGACCCATGTTTTGATTATAACCCCCGCCGGGTAAGTGCTTATGATGTGAAATATACATACGAGTTAATGAAAAATCCAAACCCTGCATTAGAATTAGAACCGGTTAATAGAATAAAAGAAATAATCGTCCTTGATTCATTTCGAATAAAATTTATTCTTAAAGAGTCCGATAAAAACTTTGTCAGGCGCCTTGACAATGAGATGGTCTATATTACTCCATCAGAAGCCAGGGAAAGATATAAAGATAACTTTTGTTTCCATCCGGTTGGGTCAGGACCATTCTGTTTTGAATTCTGGAATGAAAAAGTGCTTACTTTGGTAAAGAATAAAAACTTCTGGGCAAAAGATAAGGTTGGACAAAAACTACCGTATTTGGATAAGATTGTTATTAAATTTTTTGGTGATATTAATCAGTGTATAAATGCATTATTAAACAACGAAGTTGATATATCACCTGTGAACGCCGAAGTCGCTGACTTAATTTTTGAAAAATTAGGGGATCAGTTTATGGTCAAGGAAGATTATGAAAATTCAATCCAAATTATCCGATGTCCGTTCCCTTCACTTACCATACTATTGAATAATTGGGAGAATCCGACTTTAAAAGACCCATTGGTTAGAAAGGCGCTAAACTATGGAGTAAATCGCGATGAGATTACAAAAATTTTAGCTCTGCCTTTTGCCTTACCTGCTTATGGCCCGACATTGAAATACTTCTGTGAATTTAAATACGAATATAATCCGCAAATGGCGATTGAGTTACTAAAAAAGGCAGGTTATAAGAATGGACTTAAAGGCCTTTTCTTCCAACACTATCCCAATCCATTTTCCCGACAAATTGCCGAAGTGCTTCAATCGCAGTTGGCAAAAATAGGAATTGAAACAAAATTGTCCTGTGCGACAAGGGTCGCAGCATTGCGGGGACATCCCAGATGGGATTTTGATGTCATCTCAATTTTCTATAGTGATTCAACTCCATATTCCCATCTCCGTCTTTACTACAGCGGTTCAGCACCCTGGGTTGATTTTCGTTCTTCAGTCTTTGATTCGCTGTGGAAATCATACGATGCCCAGCCCGATAGCCTTTTAATATGCAAGATGGACTCCCTGGTCCTTGAGGAACCGCCATTTGTATTTCTCTACTGGAGTTATCCCTGCTTTCTTGCAAAAAAGAACTTAGAATCTCTTGACCCCATATCATACATCTCACCCTATACCTGGTGGAAGGATGAATAG
- a CDS encoding hydrogenase iron-sulfur subunit, which translates to MSDFKPKIIVFCCNWCSYAGADLAGVSRLQMNPNFRIIRTMCSGRVEPDFILTAFKKGVDGVLITGCHPGDCHYISGNYKALRRYNALKLLLKEMGIDDRRLKLEWISAGEGARFQEVINNFIKTITELGPIS; encoded by the coding sequence ATGTCTGATTTCAAACCCAAAATAATCGTCTTCTGCTGCAATTGGTGTTCCTATGCGGGCGCTGACCTTGCTGGTGTTTCACGTCTCCAGATGAATCCTAATTTCAGGATAATAAGAACAATGTGCTCAGGGAGGGTCGAGCCCGATTTTATATTGACTGCGTTCAAAAAGGGCGTAGATGGAGTATTGATCACCGGGTGTCATCCTGGTGATTGTCATTATATTTCTGGTAATTATAAAGCATTGAGGAGGTATAATGCACTAAAATTACTTTTGAAAGAAATGGGGATTGATGACAGACGTTTAAAACTGGAATGGATTTCAGCAGGGGAGGGTGCAAGATTCCAGGAAGTAATAAATAACTTCATAAAAACAATCACCGAACTCGGGCCGATCAGTTAA
- a CDS encoding CoB--CoM heterodisulfide reductase iron-sulfur subunit A family protein: MNKKIGAVMVVGGGIGGIQAALDLANSGFKVYLIDSAPAIGGIMAMLDKTFPTNDCSMCIMAPKLVECARHLNIKIIPDAKIEGLSGDAGNFVVKVRKRARYVDATKCTGCGECKKHCPIEIADRFNQGLTNRKSVYIEYPQAVPAVYVIDKNNCIGCGVCEKLCLAGAIKYKDKDLVEDINVGAIILSPGVDIFNPNVYTKFGYGIYKNVVTSLEFERILSASGPFSGHLLRPYEGKVPKKIAFVQCVGSRDPQVGNHYCSSVCCTYAIKEAIIAKEHSKNGLETTIFYMDIRTFGKGFEDYYNRAKNEYGVRFIRAGVSRIEEIPKTKNLLVHYEDEEGFIKEEEFDMVVLSVGLVPKTDMRILSRYLRVPLNDYGFCKTSEFIPVDTIRDGIFVCGAFAGPKDIPETVAQSSAAAGRAMALLSDVRGTLVTKKEYPAESDVLNEPPRIGVFICHCGINIGGYVNVPETVEYVKKLPDVVYAESNLYTCSQDTQKRIIEKIRENKLNRVVVASCTPRTHEPLFRETIQEAGLNPYLFEMANIRDQCSWIHMHEPEAATEKAKDLVRMAVAKARLLMPLKRVEIDVIPKALVIGGGIAGMSSALLLAEQGFEVFLVEKEGELGGNIRHIHKTFENRDVQYFLNHTIEKIKNNKLIKVYTNSRIEQITGFVGNYKTKIISGDLEPVEIEHGVVIVATGAQEYKPTEYQYGKDPRIITQRELEKFLFDHQTFRLSDNLTIVMIQCVGSRDNDRKYCSRICCSQAIKNALNLLETKPDANIYILYKDIRTYGFKEELYRQAREKGVVFIRYDDEKKPELIIENGKMKIKAFEPILKEDLVIDTDLVVLSAGIIAQPNNAELAKMLKVPLNSDGFFLEAHVKLRPVDFATEGVFMAGMAHSPMTIAEAIVQAQAATARAATILSNKKYYAEATISSVNEELCAGCGMCGALCPYEAIVYKEKDGKRISSVNEALCKGCGTCVASCPSGAMIQYGFTKKQIMAMVEAL, translated from the coding sequence ATGAATAAGAAAATTGGCGCAGTAATGGTTGTCGGTGGTGGCATCGGGGGCATCCAGGCAGCACTGGACCTGGCAAATTCGGGTTTTAAGGTTTATTTGATAGATTCTGCACCAGCGATCGGTGGGATAATGGCGATGCTTGATAAGACATTTCCTACAAATGATTGTTCAATGTGTATTATGGCACCAAAACTTGTAGAGTGTGCACGCCATTTAAACATAAAGATTATCCCCGATGCAAAGATTGAAGGATTGAGTGGTGATGCGGGAAATTTTGTGGTAAAGGTAAGAAAGAGAGCACGATATGTAGATGCTACAAAATGCACTGGTTGCGGGGAATGTAAGAAGCATTGTCCAATTGAAATCGCCGATCGATTTAATCAGGGTTTAACAAACAGAAAGAGTGTTTATATTGAATATCCACAGGCAGTTCCTGCAGTTTATGTAATTGATAAAAACAACTGCATTGGTTGTGGTGTTTGTGAGAAGTTGTGTCTTGCCGGGGCAATAAAATATAAAGACAAAGACCTTGTCGAAGACATAAATGTTGGTGCGATAATCTTATCCCCTGGGGTTGATATATTTAACCCGAACGTTTATACAAAATTTGGTTACGGAATTTATAAGAATGTTGTTACCAGTCTTGAATTTGAACGTATTTTATCTGCCTCAGGACCTTTTTCCGGACATCTGCTCCGACCCTATGAAGGTAAGGTACCGAAAAAAATTGCCTTTGTCCAGTGTGTCGGTTCAAGAGACCCACAGGTTGGGAATCATTATTGTTCTTCGGTCTGTTGCACCTATGCAATCAAAGAAGCAATAATTGCTAAAGAGCATTCAAAGAATGGTCTTGAGACTACAATATTTTATATGGATATAAGAACATTCGGTAAAGGCTTTGAAGATTATTATAACCGGGCAAAGAATGAATACGGAGTGAGATTTATACGTGCAGGTGTTTCAAGGATTGAGGAAATTCCCAAAACGAAAAATTTGCTTGTCCATTATGAAGATGAAGAAGGTTTTATAAAAGAAGAAGAATTTGATATGGTAGTTCTATCAGTTGGTCTTGTGCCAAAAACAGATATGCGGATACTGTCGCGCTATCTACGGGTGCCTTTGAATGATTATGGATTTTGCAAGACTTCAGAATTTATACCAGTTGATACAATCCGCGATGGCATTTTTGTCTGTGGGGCATTTGCTGGACCAAAAGATATCCCCGAAACCGTTGCCCAGTCATCAGCAGCAGCAGGAAGGGCAATGGCATTACTGTCTGATGTAAGGGGTACGCTTGTGACAAAAAAAGAATATCCGGCTGAATCGGATGTGTTAAATGAGCCACCACGGATTGGTGTATTTATCTGCCATTGTGGTATAAATATCGGTGGTTATGTAAATGTGCCGGAAACTGTTGAATATGTAAAAAAATTACCCGATGTTGTTTATGCAGAAAGTAATCTTTATACCTGTTCTCAGGACACTCAGAAAAGGATAATTGAAAAAATTAGGGAGAATAAATTGAATAGGGTTGTCGTTGCTTCCTGTACACCAAGAACTCATGAGCCACTTTTTAGAGAAACGATACAGGAAGCAGGTTTGAATCCTTATTTATTTGAAATGGCAAATATCCGTGATCAATGCTCCTGGATTCATATGCATGAACCGGAGGCAGCCACTGAAAAGGCGAAAGATTTAGTGCGGATGGCAGTGGCAAAGGCACGCTTGCTTATGCCTTTAAAAAGAGTTGAGATTGATGTAATTCCTAAGGCATTGGTGATTGGCGGTGGTATAGCCGGGATGAGTTCGGCATTATTGCTTGCTGAGCAGGGTTTTGAAGTGTTTCTAGTTGAGAAAGAAGGAGAACTCGGTGGTAATATCAGGCATATACATAAGACCTTTGAGAATAGGGATGTCCAGTATTTTCTGAATCATACAATTGAAAAGATAAAAAATAATAAACTTATAAAGGTTTATACAAACAGCCGAATAGAACAGATTACTGGATTTGTGGGAAATTATAAAACAAAAATTATAAGCGGAGATTTAGAACCAGTTGAGATTGAACATGGTGTTGTGATTGTTGCAACCGGCGCGCAGGAATATAAACCAACCGAATATCAATATGGCAAAGATCCAAGAATAATTACCCAGCGGGAACTGGAAAAATTTCTTTTTGACCATCAGACCTTCAGACTATCAGACAATCTGACGATTGTGATGATTCAGTGCGTTGGTTCCCGTGATAACGATAGAAAATATTGCAGTCGTATATGCTGTTCCCAGGCGATAAAAAATGCATTGAATCTCCTTGAAACAAAGCCTGATGCAAATATTTATATCCTTTATAAAGATATTCGGACCTATGGATTTAAAGAAGAATTATATCGTCAGGCGCGAGAAAAGGGTGTGGTATTCATTAGATATGATGATGAGAAAAAACCCGAATTAATCATTGAGAATGGGAAAATGAAGATAAAAGCATTTGAACCAATTTTGAAAGAAGATCTGGTTATAGATACCGATCTCGTTGTCCTCTCCGCGGGAATTATCGCCCAGCCTAATAATGCAGAACTTGCGAAAATGCTTAAAGTTCCCTTAAACAGCGATGGTTTCTTCCTTGAAGCGCATGTTAAACTAAGACCGGTTGACTTTGCTACTGAAGGGGTATTTATGGCTGGTATGGCGCATAGTCCGATGACGATTGCCGAAGCTATTGTTCAAGCACAAGCTGCGACAGCACGTGCGGCAACGATTCTTTCAAACAAAAAATATTATGCTGAGGCAACTATTTCATCAGTAAATGAAGAACTTTGTGCGGGTTGCGGTATGTGTGGCGCCCTGTGTCCTTATGAGGCGATTGTTTACAAAGAGAAGGATGGTAAGAGAATTTCCAGTGTCAATGAGGCATTATGTAAAGGTTGCGGAACCTGTGTTGCATCCTGTCCTTCGGGCGCGATGATTCAGTATGGATTTACAAAAAAACAGATAATGGCAATGGTGGAGGCGTTGTGA
- a CDS encoding hydrogenase iron-sulfur subunit, protein MTDFQPRILGFLCNWCSYAGADLAGVSRIQYRPNIRVIRVMCSGRVDPIFIINAFLRKIDGVMVLGCHFGDCHYLNGNYNAEKRIIATQKLLSYTKIEKERLYLDWVSAAEGERFASLVNTFVDRIRNLGPIKINEDTEDMLVSVRDVLQGERFRHLTGVEYQITEIGNVYGERIPVEDFDKKLEEILYEEYTKARILRLLKVDQLATPQIACKLNIAPDIVFKCVCSLQEKGDVSMMEIKDGYPIYRANKC, encoded by the coding sequence ATGACTGATTTTCAGCCCCGGATTCTTGGCTTTCTATGCAACTGGTGTTCTTATGCAGGTGCTGATCTGGCAGGTGTATCAAGGATTCAGTACCGGCCAAATATCCGTGTAATAAGGGTAATGTGTTCAGGAAGGGTTGATCCGATTTTTATCATCAATGCCTTCTTGCGCAAAATAGATGGTGTAATGGTTTTAGGTTGTCATTTTGGCGATTGCCATTATCTCAATGGAAATTATAATGCAGAAAAAAGAATTATTGCAACACAGAAACTACTTTCATATACAAAAATTGAGAAAGAAAGGTTATATCTTGATTGGGTTTCTGCCGCCGAAGGTGAGCGGTTTGCCAGTCTGGTTAATACATTTGTGGATAGAATAAGAAATTTGGGTCCAATAAAAATAAATGAAGATACAGAAGATATGTTAGTATCGGTCCGAGATGTCCTCCAGGGTGAAAGATTTAGACATCTCACCGGTGTGGAATATCAAATAACCGAGATAGGGAATGTCTATGGTGAAAGAATACCTGTTGAAGATTTTGATAAAAAACTTGAAGAGATCTTATACGAAGAATATACAAAGGCGCGGATATTAAGGCTATTGAAAGTTGATCAATTGGCTACCCCACAGATTGCCTGTAAATTAAATATTGCTCCAGATATTGTATTTAAATGTGTCTGTTCCCTTCAAGAAAAGGGTGATGTATCAATGATGGAGATAAAGGATGGATATCCGATATATCGGGCTAATAAATGCTAA